One genomic region from Croceicoccus sp. YJ47 encodes:
- a CDS encoding SH3 domain-containing protein — protein MPDPTTLSIPAEPQPRSFNLSGPRESDDARLPARGDLAHIDLAGRIFVPHYAVPMAHVATRAAPVVASPQVGACPVGSLNEGDMFDVLDFSGGFAWGCAPGGMAGYVASDALKAMA, from the coding sequence TTGCCCGATCCAACTACCCTGTCCATTCCCGCAGAGCCTCAGCCGCGCAGTTTCAACCTGTCCGGCCCGCGTGAGAGCGACGACGCGCGCCTTCCTGCGCGCGGCGATCTTGCGCATATCGATCTGGCCGGCAGGATCTTCGTGCCGCATTACGCGGTACCGATGGCGCATGTCGCGACGCGGGCCGCGCCGGTCGTGGCCTCGCCGCAGGTCGGGGCCTGTCCGGTCGGGTCGCTCAACGAAGGGGACATGTTCGACGTGCTCGATTTTTCCGGTGGATTCGCCTGGGGCTGTGCGCCGGGCGGCATGGCGGGCTATGTCGCGTCCGATGCCCTGAAGGCCATGGCATGA
- a CDS encoding cysteine synthase A: MQTIPDTLSLIGNTRLVRLAGPSEAAGCDIFGKCEFENPGASVKDRAALWIVRDAEERGALEPGGTIVEGTAGNTGIGMALVANARGYRTIIVMPETQSREKMDTLRALGAELVLVPAAPFSNPGHFVHTSRRLAEETEGAIWANQFDNTANRKAHIDSTAPEIWDQMGGKVDGFTCAAGTGGTIAGVGMGLKERSEDVRIALSDPHGAALYNYYANGELKAEGSSVAEGIGQGRITANLEGAPIDTQYRISDEEGLEWVRRLLKEEGLCLGLSSGINVAGAIRLGQDLTRDLGRPARIATILCDTGFRYLSSLYNPEWLRAKGLPVFPWLNG, translated from the coding sequence ATGCAGACAATTCCTGATACATTATCGCTTATCGGCAACACCCGGCTGGTCCGGCTCGCAGGGCCGAGCGAGGCCGCCGGATGCGACATTTTCGGCAAGTGCGAGTTCGAGAATCCCGGCGCGTCGGTCAAGGACCGCGCCGCGCTGTGGATCGTGCGCGATGCGGAGGAACGCGGCGCGCTCGAACCCGGCGGCACCATCGTCGAGGGTACGGCCGGCAATACCGGCATCGGCATGGCTCTCGTCGCCAATGCGCGCGGGTATCGCACCATCATCGTCATGCCCGAAACCCAATCGCGTGAGAAAATGGACACGCTGCGGGCGCTGGGCGCGGAGCTGGTGCTGGTCCCTGCGGCGCCCTTTTCCAATCCGGGCCATTTCGTGCACACCTCCCGCCGCCTGGCCGAGGAGACGGAGGGCGCGATCTGGGCCAATCAGTTCGACAACACCGCCAATCGCAAGGCCCATATCGACAGCACCGCCCCCGAAATCTGGGACCAGATGGGCGGAAAGGTCGACGGGTTCACCTGCGCCGCGGGCACGGGCGGCACCATCGCCGGGGTCGGCATGGGACTGAAGGAACGGAGCGAGGATGTGCGCATCGCGCTGTCGGATCCGCACGGGGCCGCGCTGTATAATTATTACGCGAACGGCGAACTGAAGGCAGAGGGCAGCTCCGTCGCCGAAGGGATCGGACAGGGGCGGATCACCGCCAATCTCGAAGGGGCGCCGATTGACACGCAATATCGCATCTCGGACGAGGAAGGCCTCGAATGGGTGCGCCGCCTGCTTAAAGAGGAGGGGCTGTGCCTTGGCCTGTCGTCGGGCATCAACGTGGCGGGGGCGATCCGCCTAGGGCAGGATCTCACGCGTGACCTCGGCCGGCCGGCGCGCATTGCGACGATCCTGTGCGATACGGGCTTTCGCTATCTCTCCAGCCTCTACAATCCCGAATGGTTGCGGGCCAAGGGGCTTCCCGTCTTTCCCTGGCTGAACGGGTGA
- a CDS encoding P-II family nitrogen regulator codes for MKKIEAIIKPFKLDEVKEALHEVGVTGITVTEAKGFGRQKGHTELYRGAEYVVDFLPKVKLEVIVTADLAERVVEAIAGAAQTGRIGDGKIFVSPIESAIRIRTGERDADAV; via the coding sequence GTGAAAAAGATCGAGGCAATCATCAAGCCATTCAAGCTCGACGAGGTGAAGGAAGCCCTTCATGAAGTCGGCGTCACCGGGATCACCGTCACCGAGGCCAAGGGCTTCGGACGGCAGAAAGGGCATACGGAGCTGTATCGCGGCGCCGAATATGTCGTCGATTTCCTGCCCAAGGTGAAGCTTGAGGTGATCGTCACCGCCGATCTTGCCGAACGCGTCGTCGAGGCGATCGCCGGCGCGGCGCAGACCGGACGCATCGGCGATGGCAAGATCTTCGTGTCCCCGATCGAATCGGCGATCCGCATCCGCACCGGCGAACGCGACGCCGACGCGGTCTGA
- a CDS encoding ABC transporter produces the protein MRTLATLFAALALCGCNTGAGGGAGAGGGADAANANPSSAGGAATVAANRPALALFTSLPIFWAEGDIDALLDGKTRDHWAKAVIARDYDLRPVDRLTQLGDPGDGGVQRLFMAQPRALAGDENVALDTWVRGGGRLVLLADPMLEAHSEYGLGDRRRPEAMAMLSPILARWGLELAYDEAQDEGWRMARTPGPLPVSQAGHFVLTGEGHDSECETQAGGLIVRCRIGDGTVLAIADAALLQDGDAPVEGAETALRAMLGTLEAPL, from the coding sequence ATGCGCACGCTTGCTACGCTGTTCGCCGCGCTCGCACTGTGCGGGTGCAACACTGGCGCGGGCGGGGGTGCGGGCGCGGGCGGCGGTGCGGACGCCGCCAATGCGAACCCGTCTTCGGCCGGGGGCGCCGCGACGGTTGCGGCGAACAGGCCCGCGCTCGCCTTGTTCACCAGCCTGCCGATATTCTGGGCCGAGGGGGACATTGACGCCTTGCTCGACGGGAAAACGCGGGACCATTGGGCGAAGGCCGTGATCGCGCGCGATTACGATCTGCGACCGGTCGACCGGTTGACCCAATTGGGCGACCCGGGGGATGGCGGCGTGCAGCGTCTTTTCATGGCACAGCCGCGGGCGCTTGCCGGTGACGAAAATGTCGCGCTCGACACATGGGTGCGCGGCGGCGGGCGGCTGGTGCTGCTCGCCGATCCGATGCTGGAGGCGCATTCGGAATACGGGCTCGGCGACCGGCGCAGGCCGGAGGCGATGGCGATGCTGTCGCCGATCCTGGCGCGCTGGGGTCTCGAACTCGCCTATGACGAGGCGCAGGACGAGGGCTGGCGCATGGCACGCACGCCCGGGCCGTTGCCCGTGTCGCAGGCGGGGCATTTCGTCCTGACCGGAGAGGGGCACGATTCGGAGTGTGAGACGCAGGCAGGCGGGCTGATCGTGCGATGCCGGATCGGGGATGGCACGGTCCTGGCGATTGCCGATGCCGCGCTTTTGCAGGACGGCGACGCCCCGGTGGAGGGCGCGGAAACCGCGTTGCGCGCGATGCTGGGCACGCTCGAAGCGCCGCTCTGA
- a CDS encoding M17 family metallopeptidase has protein sequence MTRSEKSPALIEADRGQDAIALHLVNKDGFDAWRATLSGPQRAALAAQKFKGKGYETAIVPDGDGWFAVGGVANPADLSSWCLAKLAEVLPAGTYRLAKGDAGPALFGWQTAQYRYDRYKKNAEAEGPRILLTQQAAAIDAAIAEAEAAHLVRDLVNTPAEDMGPDALEAEAERIAKAHGATISVTRGDTLEREYPMVHAVGRAAARGFAPRMIEIEWGDENAPRLAIVGKGVCFDSGGLDIKGASGMALMKKDMGGSAHALALAQLIMARGLNVRLHCLVPAVENAIAGNAFRPGDVLTSRAGKTVEITNTDAEGRLILGDALARASEMKPELIIDFATLTGAARVALGPDLPALMARRDATADALLTAGKAHDDECWRLPLPETYRDMLKSDVADMANSASGGFAGAITAGLFLDAFVADDLDWAHFDTFAWRPSAKPGRPKGGAALGLRAAWHMVRTRFGGN, from the coding sequence ATGACCCGATCCGAAAAGAGCCCCGCCCTCATCGAGGCCGACCGCGGTCAGGACGCGATCGCGCTGCACCTCGTCAACAAGGACGGGTTCGATGCATGGCGCGCCACCCTGTCCGGGCCGCAGCGCGCGGCCCTCGCGGCGCAGAAATTCAAGGGCAAGGGGTATGAGACCGCGATCGTGCCAGATGGCGATGGCTGGTTCGCGGTGGGCGGCGTCGCCAATCCCGCCGACCTGTCGAGCTGGTGCCTGGCCAAGCTTGCCGAGGTGCTGCCCGCCGGCACCTACCGCCTTGCCAAGGGGGATGCCGGCCCGGCGCTGTTCGGGTGGCAGACCGCACAATATCGGTATGACCGGTACAAGAAGAACGCCGAGGCCGAAGGTCCGCGCATCCTCCTCACGCAGCAGGCCGCGGCCATCGACGCCGCCATCGCGGAGGCCGAGGCCGCCCATCTGGTGCGCGACCTCGTCAACACGCCCGCAGAGGACATGGGCCCCGACGCGCTGGAGGCCGAGGCCGAGCGCATCGCGAAGGCGCATGGCGCGACCATATCGGTTACGCGCGGCGACACGCTCGAACGCGAATATCCGATGGTCCATGCCGTGGGCCGCGCCGCCGCGCGCGGGTTTGCGCCCCGCATGATCGAAATCGAATGGGGCGATGAAAATGCGCCGCGGCTCGCCATCGTGGGCAAGGGGGTGTGTTTCGATTCCGGCGGGCTCGACATCAAGGGCGCGAGCGGCATGGCATTGATGAAGAAGGACATGGGCGGGTCCGCGCATGCGCTGGCGCTGGCGCAGCTGATCATGGCGCGGGGGCTCAACGTGCGTCTGCATTGCCTCGTCCCGGCGGTGGAGAACGCGATTGCCGGCAATGCATTCCGGCCGGGCGACGTCCTGACATCGCGGGCGGGGAAAACGGTGGAGATCACCAATACCGATGCCGAAGGGCGGCTGATCCTCGGCGATGCGCTGGCGCGGGCGAGCGAGATGAAGCCCGAACTCATCATCGATTTCGCCACGCTGACCGGCGCGGCGCGCGTGGCGCTCGGCCCCGACCTGCCGGCGCTGATGGCGCGGCGCGATGCGACGGCGGATGCACTGCTCACCGCGGGCAAGGCGCATGACGACGAATGCTGGCGCCTGCCGCTTCCCGAAACCTATCGCGACATGTTGAAAAGCGACGTCGCCGACATGGCCAATTCGGCCAGCGGCGGGTTCGCTGGCGCGATCACCGCGGGGCTTTTCCTCGACGCGTTCGTGGCCGACGATCTCGACTGGGCGCATTTCGATACGTTCGCATGGCGCCCCTCGGCAAAGCCGGGACGGCCCAAGGGCGGCGCCGCGCTCGGCCTCAGGGCGGCATGGCACATGGTGCGCACGCGTTTCGGCGGCAATTGA
- the ccmA gene encoding heme ABC exporter ATP-binding protein CcmA produces the protein MAYANAVLDARDLACRRGERLLFAKLSLRLKSGDALHLAGPNGVGKSSLIRILAGLSRPFAGTVERSGDIALLDERLALDTHLPLGRALGFWARCDGLADEAAARIASRVGIDGLLDVPVRYLSTGQRRRAALARMAGRGAAIWMLDEPLNGLDAASTDMVEALIAEHCGSGGIALVASHQPIRLPGMARLSIPDYAA, from the coding sequence ATGGCGTATGCGAATGCCGTGCTCGACGCGCGGGATCTGGCATGCCGGCGGGGCGAACGGCTGTTGTTCGCAAAGCTGTCGCTGCGGTTGAAGAGCGGCGATGCGCTCCATCTGGCAGGGCCGAACGGCGTGGGCAAGTCCAGCCTGATCCGGATCCTGGCGGGATTGTCGCGGCCTTTTGCCGGCACCGTGGAGCGGAGCGGCGATATTGCCCTGCTCGATGAGCGGCTGGCGCTGGACACGCATCTGCCGCTCGGCCGGGCGCTCGGCTTCTGGGCGCGGTGCGACGGGTTGGCTGACGAGGCCGCGGCGCGCATCGCAAGCCGGGTCGGCATCGACGGCCTGCTCGACGTGCCGGTGCGCTATCTTTCCACCGGGCAGCGGCGCCGGGCTGCGCTCGCGCGCATGGCGGGGCGCGGGGCTGCGATCTGGATGCTGGACGAACCGCTCAACGGGCTGGACGCGGCATCGACCGACATGGTGGAGGCGCTGATCGCGGAGCATTGCGGGTCGGGCGGCATCGCGCTCGTCGCCTCGCACCAACCGATCCGCTTGCCCGGCATGGCGCGCCTCTCGATACCGGATTATGCCGCGTGA
- a CDS encoding DUF4163 domain-containing protein gives MFRTALATALFLPILTGCSDNGAAEPAAAPASEDAATISAVAETPAQPGRAEAVDESTDDFEFAYSWPAAAGTGPLKDALTAERQRLRNEIATSAGAARREAEASGYPFRPFGFEKEWSVVTQTPRFVSLSAETYVYEGGAHGMQTFDALVLDREKNLVLQPGTMFSGTAALNDAVRGPMCDALDRARAERRGDMGTEGGWENACIDPVSDTSMILGSSDGRRIDRLGFLVGSSVAGAHAEGSYDLTIPVTDAVIAALRPEYRDAFAAAPEG, from the coding sequence ATGTTTCGAACGGCTCTTGCCACCGCCCTGTTCCTGCCGATTCTGACAGGATGCTCCGACAATGGCGCGGCGGAGCCTGCGGCAGCGCCCGCGAGCGAGGACGCGGCGACCATCTCCGCCGTGGCCGAAACTCCCGCGCAACCGGGCCGGGCCGAGGCGGTGGACGAAAGCACCGACGATTTCGAGTTCGCCTATAGCTGGCCCGCCGCGGCCGGCACCGGCCCGTTGAAGGATGCGCTCACCGCCGAGCGGCAGCGCCTGCGCAACGAGATCGCGACAAGCGCCGGCGCCGCGCGGCGGGAGGCCGAGGCATCGGGATACCCCTTCCGCCCCTTCGGTTTCGAGAAGGAGTGGAGCGTGGTGACGCAAACGCCGCGCTTCGTCTCGCTGTCGGCGGAAACCTATGTTTACGAAGGGGGCGCGCACGGGATGCAAACCTTCGATGCGCTGGTGCTCGACCGGGAGAAGAACCTGGTGCTGCAGCCCGGCACGATGTTTTCGGGCACCGCCGCTCTCAACGATGCGGTGCGCGGGCCGATGTGCGACGCGCTCGACCGCGCGCGGGCCGAACGGCGCGGCGACATGGGCACCGAGGGCGGGTGGGAAAACGCCTGCATCGATCCTGTATCGGACACCTCGATGATTCTCGGGTCGAGCGACGGGCGCCGGATCGACCGGCTCGGTTTCCTCGTCGGGTCGTCGGTCGCGGGCGCCCATGCGGAGGGCAGCTACGATCTCACCATTCCGGTGACAGACGCGGTGATCGCCGCGCTCCGCCCCGAATATCGCGACGCATTCGCCGCCGCGCCGGAGGGGTGA
- a CDS encoding 2Fe-2S iron-sulfur cluster-binding protein, with product MPQLIVVNREGEEKPVEAQDGLSVMEAIRDNGFDELLALCGGCCSCATCHVYVDPAFGEKLPKMSEDEDDLLDSSDHRKENSRLSCQIPMSGDLDGLKVEIAPED from the coding sequence ATGCCGCAACTGATTGTCGTCAATCGCGAAGGCGAGGAAAAGCCGGTCGAAGCCCAGGACGGGCTGAGCGTGATGGAAGCGATCCGCGACAATGGTTTCGATGAATTGCTGGCGCTTTGCGGGGGCTGCTGCTCTTGCGCGACGTGCCATGTCTATGTCGATCCCGCGTTCGGCGAAAAGCTGCCCAAGATGTCGGAAGACGAGGACGATCTCCTCGACAGCTCCGACCATCGCAAGGAGAATTCGCGACTTTCCTGTCAGATCCCGATGTCGGGCGATCTGGACGGTCTGAAAGTCGAAATCGCCCCGGAGGATTGA
- the map gene encoding type I methionyl aminopeptidase, protein MTQYQTVDDTDILPRDGTIKLHGEAGFAGMRKAGRLAAEILDAMAEMVRPGITTGALDDAVRSMTLDAGAVPATAGYRGYRHSCCISINHVVCHGIPSEKTLKDGDIVNIDVTPLLDGWHGDSSRMYLVGDVPLKARRLVDVTYECLMIGIEQARPGARLGDIASAIQTHAENHRYGVVREFCGHGLGRLFHDAPEVVHAGRAGTGPELKPGMFFTIEPMINLGKAGVKLLDDGWTAVTRDRSLSAQFEHSIGITEDGCEIFTQSPKERHAPPYDV, encoded by the coding sequence ATGACCCAATATCAGACCGTAGACGACACCGACATCCTGCCGCGCGACGGCACCATCAAGCTGCATGGCGAGGCCGGGTTTGCCGGCATGCGCAAGGCAGGCCGGCTAGCGGCCGAAATCCTCGATGCGATGGCCGAAATGGTGCGCCCCGGCATCACCACGGGCGCGCTCGACGACGCGGTGCGATCCATGACGCTCGACGCCGGTGCGGTTCCGGCCACGGCGGGCTATCGCGGATACCGGCACAGCTGCTGCATCTCGATCAACCATGTGGTGTGCCACGGTATCCCCTCGGAAAAGACGCTGAAGGATGGCGACATCGTCAATATTGACGTCACGCCGCTGCTCGACGGATGGCACGGCGACAGCTCGCGCATGTATCTGGTCGGCGATGTACCGCTCAAGGCGCGGCGGCTGGTCGACGTGACGTACGAATGCCTGATGATCGGGATCGAGCAGGCCCGCCCCGGCGCGCGGCTCGGCGATATTGCGTCCGCCATTCAGACCCATGCCGAAAATCACCGCTATGGCGTGGTGCGCGAATTTTGCGGGCACGGGCTGGGCCGGTTGTTCCACGATGCGCCCGAAGTCGTCCATGCCGGGCGCGCGGGCACCGGGCCGGAATTGAAGCCGGGCATGTTCTTCACCATCGAACCGATGATCAATCTGGGCAAGGCGGGGGTGAAGCTGCTCGACGACGGATGGACGGCGGTGACGCGCGACCGTTCGCTATCGGCGCAGTTCGAGCATTCCATCGGCATTACCGAGGATGGCTGCGAAATCTTCACACAGAGCCCGAAGGAACGCCACGCGCCGCCCTACGATGTATGA
- a CDS encoding heme exporter protein CcmB, whose translation MTALWVQVFRRDIAMLLTGGRRGGAGLPVLFFLAVAMLYPFAVGPDAALLARSGGGIVWVAALLAAILPLDRLVEPDLDAGFFDQWAIRGLSEEWIMAARIGAHWLTFAVPLMAAALPASALLGLSGEQVRVVMLGLLAGTPGLAALGVMVAGITAGLRGGAALSGLLIVPLAIPLLIFGAGSLSSGGEGGIALTGAVSLVLLAIAPFAAGAAVRAARD comes from the coding sequence GTGACGGCCCTTTGGGTGCAGGTGTTCCGCCGCGACATCGCCATGCTGCTCACGGGCGGGCGGCGCGGCGGGGCGGGATTGCCGGTGCTGTTCTTCCTGGCGGTGGCCATGCTCTATCCCTTTGCCGTAGGGCCGGATGCGGCGCTGCTCGCGCGCAGCGGCGGGGGCATCGTGTGGGTCGCGGCGTTGCTGGCGGCGATCCTTCCGCTCGACCGGCTGGTGGAGCCGGACCTCGATGCCGGGTTCTTCGATCAATGGGCGATCCGCGGATTGAGCGAGGAATGGATCATGGCGGCGCGCATCGGTGCGCACTGGCTGACCTTTGCGGTGCCGTTGATGGCGGCGGCCTTGCCCGCCTCCGCCCTGCTCGGCCTTTCGGGGGAACAGGTGCGGGTCGTGATGCTGGGCCTGCTTGCGGGGACGCCGGGGCTGGCGGCGCTCGGCGTGATGGTGGCGGGGATCACGGCTGGGCTGCGCGGGGGTGCGGCGCTTTCGGGGCTGCTCATCGTGCCGCTGGCGATACCGCTGCTGATCTTCGGGGCGGGCAGCCTGTCGAGCGGGGGCGAGGGCGGCATCGCGCTCACCGGCGCGGTCAGTCTGGTGCTGCTTGCGATTGCGCCCTTTGCCGCTGGCGCGGCGGTGCGCGCGGCCCGCGATTGA
- the argC gene encoding N-acetyl-gamma-glutamyl-phosphate reductase: protein MSVRVFIDGAAGTTGLEIAERLNGRSAIEMITLPDDRRKDDAARAEALNDCDFAILCLPDDAARESVAMIRNDTTRVIDASTAHRVADGWTYGFAELVGHDAIANARFVSNPGCYPTGFLALVAPLVAGGLLPADFPFVCHAVSGYSGGGKAMITDYRNAGSPPAFRGYALHGGHKHLPEMQKHASLTHAPVFAPAVVSAMRGMVVEVPIPAAAMGLAADADAMRAALHERYAHSPIVTVAPKDTDRTALLLDAEGGAHDGIVLHVFASADGAQIRLAATLDNLGKGASGAALQNLNIMAGFDETAGLNLGK, encoded by the coding sequence ATGAGCGTGCGGGTCTTCATCGACGGGGCGGCGGGGACGACCGGTCTGGAAATCGCGGAACGGCTGAACGGGCGGAGCGCGATCGAGATGATCACCCTGCCCGACGACCGGCGCAAGGACGATGCCGCGCGGGCCGAGGCGTTGAACGATTGCGATTTCGCGATCCTGTGCCTGCCCGACGATGCCGCGCGCGAATCGGTCGCGATGATCCGCAACGATACCACCCGCGTGATCGACGCATCGACCGCGCATCGCGTTGCGGACGGGTGGACCTATGGTTTTGCGGAACTGGTCGGGCATGACGCCATCGCGAATGCGCGCTTTGTATCCAATCCGGGCTGCTATCCCACGGGGTTCCTCGCGTTGGTCGCGCCGCTGGTGGCGGGCGGGCTGTTGCCGGCGGATTTCCCGTTCGTGTGTCATGCCGTGTCCGGATATTCGGGCGGCGGCAAGGCGATGATCACCGATTACCGCAACGCCGGGAGCCCGCCGGCGTTTCGCGGCTATGCCCTCCACGGCGGGCACAAGCATCTGCCCGAAATGCAGAAACATGCCAGCCTGACCCATGCGCCGGTGTTCGCGCCGGCGGTGGTGTCCGCGATGCGCGGCATGGTGGTGGAGGTGCCGATCCCCGCCGCCGCGATGGGGCTTGCGGCCGATGCCGATGCGATGCGCGCCGCCCTGCACGAACGCTATGCCCATTCGCCCATCGTCACCGTCGCACCCAAGGACACGGACCGGACCGCGCTGCTGCTCGATGCCGAGGGCGGCGCGCATGACGGGATCGTGCTGCACGTGTTCGCAAGCGCGGACGGTGCGCAGATCCGGCTGGCCGCGACGCTCGACAATCTGGGCAAGGGGGCGAGCGGTGCCGCGCTTCAGAACCTCAACATCATGGCCGGGTTCGATGAGACGGCGGGGCTGAACCTCGGCAAATAG
- a CDS encoding 4a-hydroxytetrahydrobiopterin dehydratase, with product MVDRLTKEEIGAMLAQAPEWTLREDGGAIERRFVFGDFVAAFGFMTRVALLAEKADHHPEWSNVYNRVDITLTTHDADGLSARDAAMARAIDAAL from the coding sequence ATGGTCGACAGGCTGACGAAAGAGGAAATCGGCGCGATGCTGGCGCAGGCGCCGGAATGGACGCTGCGCGAAGATGGCGGCGCGATCGAACGGCGCTTCGTGTTCGGTGATTTCGTCGCCGCGTTCGGGTTCATGACGCGCGTCGCACTGCTCGCGGAAAAGGCGGACCATCACCCCGAATGGAGCAATGTCTACAACCGCGTGGACATCACGCTCACGACGCATGACGCGGACGGATTGTCGGCCCGCGACGCGGCCATGGCACGGGCGATCGACGCCGCGCTATAA
- a CDS encoding division/cell wall cluster transcriptional repressor MraZ, translated as MSARPHSYRGQGFSLRGEKNRFVLPPAFRKVVRESSDDARILCLAKHERWDCLTGFGLSRMDELEIQLDREEERALRMDREFDRDTRSAQLYGFLEIPFDESGRFIMPDHLIDLARIEGELFFQGGGAFFTLWNPARLFEMGDDWTAAKAACESLRGDAAKPKRGRK; from the coding sequence GTGTCGGCACGGCCGCACAGCTACAGGGGGCAGGGCTTTTCGCTACGCGGCGAGAAGAACCGATTCGTGCTGCCCCCTGCGTTCCGCAAGGTGGTGCGCGAATCGTCCGATGACGCACGCATCCTGTGCCTCGCCAAGCATGAACGGTGGGATTGCCTGACCGGATTTGGCCTCTCGCGCATGGACGAGCTGGAGATACAGCTCGACCGGGAGGAAGAGCGCGCCCTGCGGATGGACCGCGAATTCGACCGCGATACACGCTCGGCGCAGCTTTACGGCTTTCTCGAAATTCCTTTCGACGAATCGGGCCGCTTCATCATGCCCGACCATCTCATCGATCTCGCCCGGATCGAAGGCGAGCTGTTCTTTCAGGGCGGCGGCGCGTTCTTCACCTTGTGGAACCCGGCGCGCCTGTTCGAAATGGGCGACGACTGGACCGCGGCGAAGGCGGCGTGCGAGTCGCTGCGCGGCGATGCGGCCAAGCCGAAGCGGGGGCGCAAGTGA
- the rsmH gene encoding 16S rRNA (cytosine(1402)-N(4))-methyltransferase RsmH → MSVAANHDAPHVPVLLDEVIAALQPLANAVVIDATFGAGGYTRALLAAGATVHAFDRDPTAIAAARDWPETAGDTPRLVLHPRRFSEMADAMREAGVRHVDGVVMDIGVSSMQLNQAERGFAFSADGPLDMRMSREGESAADFVNSAEEGAIADVLYQYGEERQSRRVARAIVAARPLETTGALADIVRKALGFNRNDRRANAPKDPATRSFQAIRIHVNAELDELRRRLCAAEDLLNEGGRLAVVSFHSLEDRIVKHFLRDASNTGAAPSRHMPATDDAPSAVFAKPAKPVRPGDVELARNPRARSAVLRAATRTAAPARPASQRNTA, encoded by the coding sequence GTGAGCGTTGCTGCAAACCATGACGCGCCCCACGTGCCCGTCCTGCTCGACGAGGTGATCGCGGCGTTGCAACCGCTCGCCAATGCGGTGGTGATCGATGCGACCTTCGGCGCGGGCGGCTATACCCGTGCCTTGCTGGCGGCGGGGGCGACCGTCCATGCCTTCGACCGCGACCCGACCGCCATCGCCGCGGCGCGCGACTGGCCGGAAACGGCGGGCGATACGCCGCGCCTCGTCCTCCATCCGCGCCGCTTTTCCGAAATGGCCGATGCCATGCGCGAGGCCGGCGTGCGCCACGTCGACGGCGTGGTGATGGACATTGGCGTGTCCTCCATGCAGCTCAATCAGGCGGAGCGCGGCTTTGCCTTTTCCGCCGACGGCCCGCTCGACATGCGCATGTCGCGGGAGGGGGAAAGCGCCGCCGATTTCGTGAATAGTGCGGAGGAAGGCGCGATCGCCGACGTGCTGTATCAATATGGCGAGGAGCGGCAGTCGCGCCGTGTTGCACGCGCCATCGTCGCGGCCCGCCCATTGGAAACGACGGGTGCGCTGGCCGATATCGTGCGCAAGGCGCTCGGCTTCAATCGCAACGATCGCCGCGCCAACGCCCCGAAGGATCCCGCTACCCGCAGTTTTCAGGCGATTCGGATCCATGTGAATGCCGAGCTCGACGAATTGCGCCGCCGCCTTTGCGCTGCGGAAGATTTGCTGAACGAAGGGGGGCGGCTCGCCGTGGTCAGTTTCCATAGCCTTGAGGACCGCATCGTGAAGCATTTCCTGCGCGATGCGTCCAATACGGGCGCCGCGCCGTCGCGCCACATGCCCGCGACGGACGACGCGCCAAGCGCCGTGTTTGCAAAGCCTGCCAAACCCGTCCGGCCGGGCGATGTGGAGCTGGCGCGCAATCCCCGCGCCCGTTCCGCCGTCCTTCGCGCCGCCACCCGCACCGCCGCCCCCGCCCGCCCCGCATCGCAGAGGAACACCGCATGA